From one Micromonospora siamensis genomic stretch:
- a CDS encoding MFS transporter, translating into MGARDTIRTAVRDVVPPAGLIRALAVQAMVYAVGSGLFHAGSAVFFTRALGLSAAQVGLGLSVSAGVSLLGTVPLGALTDRYGPQRVWLVGLVLEAALFATYPAVGGFVGFLAVVVALALVDAAGGVARQVYSINALAPADRVTAMAYQRSLLNVGFGLGAVISGLVLAVDTMAAYRGMVWFIATVFLVTAIFVRRLPRLHEVQRPAEPMSRFTVLRDRPFMTVSLLSGLLTAHQTLYLTVMPLWILTHTDAPKALIAGLVLLNTVLIVLLQVRASRGADSAPGAARASRRGALLIALFCLVLPISGVTRGGLTVVVLVAAATLLILAELIESAGAWGLTATLPPAAQRGAYVGALRLGSQVQFLIAPAGLTALGVTTGGWGWYPMAAIFALVGLAIAPAVAWTGRTRRLGTPSPEPETVTPVP; encoded by the coding sequence ATGGGGGCCAGAGACACCATCCGCACCGCCGTCCGGGACGTCGTACCGCCCGCCGGCCTGATCCGCGCCCTGGCCGTGCAGGCCATGGTGTACGCCGTCGGCAGCGGTCTGTTCCACGCCGGGAGCGCGGTCTTCTTCACCCGGGCGTTGGGGCTCAGCGCGGCCCAGGTCGGCCTGGGCCTGTCGGTCTCGGCGGGCGTCTCGCTGCTCGGCACGGTGCCGCTGGGCGCGCTCACCGACCGGTACGGCCCGCAGCGGGTCTGGCTGGTCGGGCTGGTGCTGGAGGCGGCGCTCTTCGCCACCTACCCCGCGGTGGGGGGCTTCGTCGGATTCCTCGCCGTGGTCGTCGCGCTGGCCTTGGTGGACGCGGCGGGCGGGGTGGCCCGGCAGGTCTACTCGATCAACGCGTTGGCCCCGGCCGACCGGGTCACCGCGATGGCCTACCAGCGGTCCCTGCTGAACGTCGGGTTCGGGCTGGGCGCGGTGATCAGCGGCCTGGTGCTGGCGGTGGACACGATGGCGGCGTACCGGGGGATGGTCTGGTTCATCGCCACGGTGTTCCTGGTGACCGCGATCTTCGTACGGCGGCTGCCCCGGCTCCACGAGGTGCAGCGGCCAGCGGAACCGATGAGCCGGTTCACTGTGCTGCGGGACCGTCCGTTCATGACCGTTTCCCTGCTCAGCGGGCTGCTCACGGCCCACCAGACGCTCTACCTGACGGTGATGCCGCTGTGGATCCTGACCCACACCGACGCCCCGAAGGCTCTCATCGCCGGTCTGGTGCTGCTCAACACGGTCCTGATCGTGCTGCTCCAGGTACGCGCCAGCCGGGGTGCGGACAGTGCGCCGGGGGCCGCCCGGGCGTCCCGCCGGGGTGCCCTGCTGATCGCCCTGTTCTGCCTGGTCCTGCCGATCTCCGGGGTGACTCGAGGCGGGCTCACGGTGGTGGTGCTGGTGGCCGCCGCGACGCTGCTCATCCTGGCCGAGCTGATCGAGTCGGCGGGTGCCTGGGGGCTGACGGCCACTCTGCCGCCGGCCGCCCAGCGAGGCGCGTACGTGGGGGCGCTCCGGCTCGGCTCGCAGGTGCAGTTCCTGATCGCCCCGGCAGGCCTGACCGCGCTCGGTGTGACCACGGGCGGCTGGGGCTGGTACCCGATGGCGGCGATCTTCGCGCTGGTCGGGCTGGCGATCGCGCCGGCGGTGGCGTGGACCGGGCGGACCCGGCGCCTGGGTACGCCGAGCCCGGAACCCGAGACGGTGACTCCGGTCCCATAG
- a CDS encoding HNH endonuclease family protein, with product MRSRSGAGAAALAVTLAFGVAGCVPVEVDQPEATPTVNGNVRTQLDQLTVAKETTMRGYSRDRFPHWRDTGTNCDVRDSVLKRDGKNIKLSGCNVVGGRWESVYDGKVLTDPIEVDIDHTVPLAEAWRTGAAEWDDAKRGNFANDLTRPQLIAVSRTSNRAKGDQDPAQWKPPSRSYWCTYAERWVTVKHYWRLTVTSTEKSALADMLEEC from the coding sequence GTGCGTAGCAGATCAGGAGCCGGAGCGGCCGCGTTGGCCGTGACGCTCGCGTTCGGCGTGGCGGGGTGCGTCCCGGTCGAGGTCGACCAGCCGGAGGCGACCCCGACGGTGAACGGCAACGTCCGGACCCAGCTCGACCAGCTGACCGTGGCCAAGGAAACGACGATGCGCGGCTACAGCCGGGACCGCTTCCCGCACTGGCGGGACACCGGCACCAACTGCGACGTCCGGGACAGCGTCCTCAAGCGCGACGGAAAGAACATCAAGCTCTCCGGCTGCAACGTGGTGGGTGGCCGCTGGGAGAGCGTGTACGACGGCAAGGTGCTCACCGACCCGATCGAGGTGGACATCGACCACACGGTCCCGCTGGCCGAGGCGTGGCGTACCGGCGCCGCCGAGTGGGACGACGCGAAGCGCGGCAACTTCGCCAACGACCTGACCCGGCCGCAGCTCATCGCGGTTTCCCGGACGTCCAACCGGGCAAAGGGTGACCAGGATCCCGCCCAGTGGAAGCCGCCGAGCCGCTCGTACTGGTGCACGTACGCGGAGCGCTGGGTGACCGTCAAGCACTACTGGCGGCTGACGGTGACCAGCACCGAGAAGTCCGCCCTGGCCGACATGTTGGAGGAATGCTGA
- a CDS encoding MFS transporter, with protein sequence MTAPAPALRTGSAAGRGTLLAAILASGMVFLDSTVVNVALPRLGAELGATVAGLQWTVNGYLLMLAAFVLLGGALGDRFGRRRIFLLGVVWFAAASLLCGLAQDTGQLIAARVLQGAGGALLTPGSLSVLQASFHPDDRARAIGTWSGLSGVSTALGPLLGGWLIDTLSWRWIFFINLPLAVAVVLAALRWVPESRDEDASRAGRRKFDVAGALLGALGLGGITYALIDAPARGPRSPAVLAAVLVGVAAAAAFVWLERRRGEAAMLPTTIFSSRLFSVLNVFTVVVYAALGGFTFFLAVYLQNVLGWSALRTGLATVPMTVLLLLGSARAGALSARIGPRLPLTVGPVVAAAGLLLLRAVGPGASYWTDVLPGVVLFGAGLTLVVAPLTASVLAAVADRFAGVASGFNNAASRAGGLLAVAALPLLVGLSGTGYEQKADLTHAYRGALAWCAGALLAGAVLAAVLVHRPHRQAPGGQPCPSLPASTPPDRRR encoded by the coding sequence ATGACGGCACCCGCTCCCGCGCTGCGCACCGGATCCGCCGCCGGGCGGGGCACCCTGCTCGCCGCGATCCTCGCCTCCGGCATGGTCTTTCTGGACAGCACCGTCGTCAACGTGGCCCTGCCCCGGCTCGGCGCCGAGCTGGGCGCCACCGTGGCCGGTCTGCAATGGACCGTCAACGGCTACCTGCTGATGTTGGCGGCGTTCGTGCTGCTCGGCGGGGCGCTGGGGGACCGGTTTGGCCGGCGCCGGATCTTCCTGCTCGGGGTGGTCTGGTTCGCGGCCGCGTCACTGCTGTGCGGGCTGGCCCAGGACACCGGCCAGCTGATCGCCGCCCGGGTCCTCCAGGGCGCCGGCGGCGCGCTGCTCACCCCCGGCTCGCTCTCGGTGCTCCAGGCCAGCTTCCACCCCGACGACCGGGCCAGGGCCATCGGCACCTGGTCCGGACTGTCCGGGGTGTCCACCGCGCTCGGCCCGCTGCTCGGCGGCTGGCTGATCGACACCCTCTCCTGGCGGTGGATCTTCTTCATCAACCTGCCGCTGGCCGTGGCGGTGGTGCTCGCGGCCCTGCGCTGGGTCCCGGAGAGCCGGGACGAGGACGCCTCCCGGGCCGGGCGGCGCAAGTTCGACGTCGCCGGTGCGCTGCTCGGCGCGCTGGGCCTCGGCGGCATCACGTACGCGCTGATCGACGCCCCGGCCCGCGGCCCGCGCTCGCCGGCGGTGCTGGCGGCGGTGCTGGTCGGCGTGGCCGCCGCGGCGGCCTTCGTGTGGCTGGAGCGGCGGCGCGGCGAGGCCGCGATGCTGCCCACCACCATCTTCTCCAGCCGGCTCTTCTCGGTGTTGAACGTCTTCACCGTGGTGGTGTACGCCGCGCTCGGCGGCTTCACCTTCTTCCTCGCCGTCTACCTCCAGAACGTGCTGGGCTGGTCGGCGTTGCGCACCGGCCTGGCCACCGTCCCGATGACGGTGCTGTTGCTGCTCGGGTCGGCCCGGGCCGGCGCGCTCTCCGCCCGGATCGGTCCCCGGCTGCCGCTCACCGTCGGCCCGGTGGTCGCCGCGGCCGGGCTGCTCCTGCTCCGCGCGGTCGGGCCGGGCGCCTCCTACTGGACCGACGTGCTGCCCGGGGTGGTGCTCTTCGGCGCCGGACTGACCCTGGTGGTGGCGCCGCTGACCGCCTCCGTGCTGGCCGCCGTGGCGGACCGGTTCGCCGGGGTGGCGAGCGGCTTCAACAACGCCGCGTCCCGGGCCGGTGGCCTGCTCGCGGTGGCCGCGCTGCCGCTGCTGGTCGGCCTCTCCGGCACCGGGTACGAGCAGAAGGCCGACCTGACCCACGCGTACCGGGGGGCGCTGGCCTGGTGCGCGGGGGCGCTGCTGGCCGGGGCGGTGCTGGCCGCCGTGCTGGTGCACCGGCCGCACCGGCAGGCCCCCGGCGGTCAGCCCTGCCCGTCGCTGCCCGCCTCCACCCCACCCGACCGGAGGAGGTGA
- a CDS encoding ArsR/SmtB family transcription factor codes for MSELRFESADVAGLRFAVSPVWETVSSLWVLDNPVRHAVHLSWTDRARVIARRPEVAARIRPLRELARPRRWLPDFLTPAAVHPDVTLEEQLDQIGATPPEVVVRDLLSTTPRAPLSGFGQALLAEPRELLPSLVDALRAWHDEAIMPDWPRLRALLEADVAHRAVQLAEGGAGRVLDQLHPSLRWLGDRVVSDDPFERDFDLGGRGLTLNPGVFHGGRVLWNLLEESMPAGTYPVRAVGTLWERSPAPPGDPLARVVGSGRAALLHLLDSPATTTDLARRTGLSGGSVSQHLAALHAAGLVVRTRRGRYVFYRNTEAATVLLRAARGE; via the coding sequence GTGTCCGAGTTGCGGTTCGAGTCCGCCGACGTGGCGGGCCTGCGGTTCGCCGTCTCGCCGGTGTGGGAGACCGTCTCCAGTCTCTGGGTGCTCGACAACCCGGTCCGGCACGCCGTGCACCTGTCCTGGACCGACCGGGCCCGGGTGATCGCCCGCCGCCCCGAGGTCGCCGCCCGGATCCGGCCGCTGCGGGAGTTGGCCCGGCCCCGCCGTTGGCTGCCCGACTTCCTCACCCCGGCGGCGGTCCACCCGGACGTGACCCTGGAGGAGCAGCTCGACCAGATCGGCGCCACCCCGCCCGAGGTCGTGGTGCGGGATCTGTTGTCCACCACCCCGAGGGCTCCGCTGTCGGGGTTCGGGCAGGCCCTGCTGGCCGAGCCGCGTGAGCTGCTGCCGAGCCTCGTCGACGCGCTCCGCGCGTGGCACGACGAGGCGATCATGCCTGACTGGCCGCGCCTGCGGGCGCTGCTCGAGGCCGACGTCGCGCACCGGGCCGTGCAGCTCGCCGAGGGTGGTGCCGGCCGGGTCCTCGACCAGCTCCACCCGAGCCTGCGCTGGCTCGGTGACCGGGTGGTCAGCGACGACCCGTTCGAGCGGGACTTCGACCTGGGTGGGCGCGGACTGACGCTCAACCCCGGGGTCTTCCACGGCGGGCGGGTGCTGTGGAACCTGCTGGAGGAGTCGATGCCCGCCGGGACGTACCCGGTCCGGGCGGTCGGCACGCTCTGGGAGCGGTCACCCGCGCCGCCCGGGGACCCGTTGGCCCGGGTGGTCGGGTCCGGCCGGGCGGCGCTGCTGCACCTGCTCGACTCGCCGGCCACCACCACCGACCTGGCCCGGCGTACCGGCCTGTCCGGCGGGAGCGTCTCCCAGCACCTGGCGGCCCTGCACGCCGCCGGGCTGGTCGTCCGCACCCGGCGTGGTCGCTACGTCTTCTACCGCAACACGGAGGCCGCGACGGTCCTCCTGCGGGCCGCCCGGGGCGAGTGA
- the leuA gene encoding 2-isopropylmalate synthase, with the protein MAQPAVDAENDPIARQRPSRMPFRRYQPYQQQFRVDLPDRAWPTRHVDAAPRWCAVDLRDGNQALIDPMSPERKRRMFQLLVQMGYKEIEVGFPSASQTDFDFVRQLIEQDLIPEDVTVQVLTQCREHLIERTFESLRGAKQAIVHFYNSTSTLQRRVVFGLDRDGITDIATQGARLCQKYAEIHTPDTEIHYEYSPESYTGTELEYALEVCSRVIDVIDPTPDRKLIVNLPATVEMAMPNVYADSIEWMHRDLPRRDSLVLSLHPHNDRGTGVAAAELGLLAGADRIEGCLFGNGERTGNVDLVTLGLNLFSQGIDPMIDFSNIDEVKRAVEYCNQLPVHERHPYAGDLVYTAFSGSHQDAIKKGFDALHADAAAAGVPVDEFTWAVPYLPIDPKDLGRTYEAVIRVNSQSGKGGVAYIMKSEHQLDLPRRLQIEFSGVVQQVTDHDGGEVEPAAMWEIFASNYLLDHQVDPAVTLAGYDLGTVDGKVEIEANVRHAGRARTLAAIGNGPIDAYVNAMQYLGVAVRVLDYHEHALSSGGDAQAAAYVECEVDGRTVWGVGMDANIVTASIKAVTSAVNRAHR; encoded by the coding sequence ATGGCTCAACCCGCCGTCGACGCCGAGAACGATCCGATCGCCCGGCAGCGCCCCAGCCGGATGCCGTTCCGGCGCTACCAGCCCTACCAGCAGCAGTTCCGGGTCGACCTGCCCGACCGCGCCTGGCCCACCCGCCACGTCGACGCCGCGCCCCGCTGGTGCGCGGTCGACCTGCGCGACGGCAACCAGGCGCTGATCGACCCGATGTCCCCGGAGCGCAAGCGCCGGATGTTCCAGCTGCTGGTCCAGATGGGCTACAAGGAGATCGAGGTCGGCTTCCCGTCGGCCAGCCAGACCGACTTCGACTTCGTCCGGCAGCTGATCGAGCAGGACCTGATCCCGGAGGACGTCACCGTCCAGGTGCTCACCCAGTGCCGGGAGCACCTGATCGAGCGGACCTTCGAGTCGCTGCGCGGCGCGAAGCAAGCCATCGTGCACTTCTACAACTCCACCTCGACGCTGCAGCGGCGGGTGGTCTTCGGCCTGGACCGCGACGGCATCACCGACATCGCCACCCAGGGCGCGCGGCTCTGCCAGAAGTACGCCGAGATCCACACCCCGGACACCGAGATCCACTACGAGTACTCCCCGGAGTCGTACACCGGCACCGAGCTGGAGTACGCGCTGGAGGTCTGCTCCCGGGTGATCGACGTGATCGACCCGACCCCGGACCGCAAGCTGATCGTGAACCTGCCGGCCACCGTCGAGATGGCCATGCCGAACGTGTACGCCGACTCGATCGAGTGGATGCACCGAGACCTGCCCCGGCGGGACAGCCTGGTGCTGAGCCTGCATCCGCACAACGACCGGGGCACCGGCGTGGCCGCCGCCGAGCTGGGCCTGCTGGCCGGCGCCGACCGGATCGAGGGCTGCCTGTTCGGCAACGGCGAGCGGACCGGCAACGTCGACCTGGTGACGCTGGGCCTCAACCTGTTCTCCCAGGGCATCGACCCGATGATCGACTTCTCGAACATCGACGAGGTCAAGCGGGCCGTCGAGTACTGCAACCAGCTGCCCGTGCACGAGCGCCACCCGTACGCGGGCGACCTGGTCTACACCGCCTTCTCCGGCTCGCACCAGGACGCCATCAAGAAGGGCTTCGACGCCCTGCACGCCGACGCCGCGGCGGCCGGGGTGCCGGTGGACGAGTTCACCTGGGCGGTGCCCTACCTGCCGATCGACCCGAAGGACCTGGGCCGCACCTACGAGGCGGTCATCCGGGTCAACTCGCAGTCCGGCAAGGGCGGCGTCGCGTACATCATGAAGTCCGAGCACCAGCTGGACCTGCCGCGCCGGCTCCAGATCGAGTTCTCCGGGGTGGTGCAGCAGGTCACCGACCACGACGGCGGCGAGGTCGAGCCGGCCGCCATGTGGGAGATCTTCGCCAGCAACTACCTGCTCGACCACCAGGTCGACCCGGCGGTCACGCTGGCCGGGTACGACCTCGGCACGGTCGACGGCAAGGTCGAGATCGAGGCCAACGTGCGCCACGCCGGGCGGGCCCGGACGCTCGCCGCGATCGGCAACGGCCCGATCGACGCGTACGTCAACGCGATGCAGTACCTCGGCGTGGCGGTACGCGTCCTCGACTACCACGAGCACGCGCTCTCCTCCGGCGGAGACGCGCAGGCGGCCGCGTACGTGGAGTGCGAGGTGGACGGCCGTACCGTCTGGGGTGTCGGGATGGACGCGAACATCGTCACCGCCTCGATCAAGGCGGTCACCAGCGCCGTCAACCGCGCCCACCGCTGA
- a CDS encoding nitroreductase family protein has translation MSDLHPLLAFRWSPRAFDPQDRLADQEVDSLLEAARWAPSAGNAQPWRFALGHRQDEAWKRILVALPDDDQRWARHASALLLGAHRGDDPERAAYDLGQAVAHLTVQATALGLHVRQVSRFDRDGIAVELDLPADVRPAVVAAVGRLGDPYALPPDLLTLETGLRRRRPLPELLLS, from the coding sequence ATGTCGGACCTCCACCCACTGCTCGCCTTCCGCTGGAGCCCACGGGCCTTCGACCCCCAGGACCGGCTGGCCGACCAGGAGGTGGACTCGCTGCTGGAGGCCGCCCGCTGGGCCCCCTCGGCGGGCAACGCCCAGCCGTGGCGGTTCGCCCTCGGGCACCGGCAGGACGAGGCCTGGAAGCGGATCCTGGTCGCCCTCCCCGACGACGACCAGCGCTGGGCCCGGCACGCCTCCGCCCTGCTGCTCGGGGCACACCGCGGCGACGACCCGGAACGGGCCGCGTACGACCTGGGCCAGGCGGTGGCCCACCTGACCGTCCAGGCCACCGCCCTCGGCCTGCACGTCCGCCAGGTCAGCCGGTTCGACCGCGACGGGATCGCCGTCGAGCTGGACCTGCCCGCCGACGTACGGCCGGCGGTGGTGGCCGCCGTCGGCCGGCTCGGCGACCCGTACGCCCTCCCGCCCGACCTGCTGACCCTGGAGACCGGCCTGCGTCGCCGCCGCCCCCTGCCGGAGCTGCTGCTCTCCTGA